Part of the Penicillium digitatum chromosome 4, complete sequence genome is shown below.
AAATGCCGCGCGCCTCCGTGGCCCTGGTCAATCTTGCGTGCATATGTGAGGTGGAGTCGGGTGACGGCTGGAAATTCTTTTGATGCGGAGGTGAGGTTGGGGAAGATGGCTGCACCTGTGCCAATTTTGGTCTGGAGCATCTGGAGCAGTGAAATAACAAGTCAGTTGATTGGACATATCTTGGCTAGACTGTAGGAGACAACGCGAGCTAAGACTCGGAGGTTGTAGAGTCGGAGATCTCAAGGAACGGGCTTTCGGCTTACTCTCTGGCGAGAAGAAAATTTGAATTAGTCCATCAATTCTGCATTAATTTCAGAGAGCCCCCAGAAGAAGAGCTAAGAGAAGCTGTACATACAGTTTGCAGCTTGCGAAGCCGCTTGAACAAGTTGACCATGATGAGGGGCTGTTTCGCACAGGGACTGGCCCTTATACGACGAGACGTGTGGGTATATGGATAAAGCGAGAGTAGGAGATTAATTGGTAAGATTATTGCTCGAGAACAGGTAATTTATGGCCAAAATCGCGAGTTTGTTGTTGGGGAAATTTATCGAAGATGCGCTTGTCGGCGAAGAAGTTGCTCCGTGATAGTCACGTGTGTGACCACCAATCTACATCTGGTATTGATCAGGTCACATGTAATTGTTTGGTTGATCCTCATTCTAGAGACCATTAAGAACTGAAGCTCATCTAATGATTCAATTTGCATATATGTTTTGAGTCCAACCCCTTAACGATCATCTCCTTTGCCCACCAATCCATGCAAATTTGCAAGATTCCAAGGACATTCAGAGTGTGGAGCCCCCCCGTAAAATACAATACGCTCAGATTACCTTGACTCACAAACTGAACAAACTGATTTTATATCTCGCCCCGCGCTTCTTTTGTTCCCCTCCGCTCTTCAAGGGAATTCTAGGCCAATTCTGACAATCAGGAAAAATGGCCGCCGCAGTTGCATCTGCAGCTGAGCTCGATCCGAGTAACAGCTCAAAGAACACCCTTAAACTGGAAAATGTTGATACGCCCCTCCCCCACCATGGCCGATTTTAATTTACTAATATTTCCCCTATCAGACTGAAAAGCGAGACACCTTAGTCGCAATCGAAAAGAAGTACCAGGCACAATGGAAGGACCAAAAGATTTTCGAAGTCGATGCACCCTCGTTCGAGGAAGCACCCCAGGGCGTCATGACCCCCGCCGAGCTCCGTGAGAAGTACCCCAAGTTCTTTGGTACTATGGCCTACCCTTACATGAACGGTACTTTGCACGCCGGACACAGTTTCACTGCTAGTAAGGTGGAGTTCATGGCTGGATTTGCCCGCATGGAGGGCAAGCGTGCACTTTTCCCTCTGGGCTTTCATTGCACTGGCATGCCTATCAAGGCCTGTGCCGATAAGCTCGCCAACGAGGTGAAGAAGTTCGGCCAGGGCTTTGAGGGATACAACGAGGAGGCAGAGGCTGCCGAAGACCTAATCGCAGCTCCCACACAAGAAGTTAAGACCGAGGCAGCTGAGAAGTTCTCCggcaagaagagcaaggccGCCGCCAAGACCGTGAAGATGAAGTACCAGTTCCAGATTATGCTTGCAATTGGCGTTCCCCTGGAGGAAATTCACAAATTTGCCGACGCTGCCCACTGGCTCGACCACTTCCCTCCTCTTGCTATCCGTGATCTTGACAGCATGGGTGCCCGCGTCGATTGGCGCCGCCAGTTCGTCACCACCGATGCCAACCCCTACTATGATGCTTTCGTCCGCTGGCAAATGAACCGCCTGCACGAACTCGGCAAGATCATGTACGGCAACCGTTACACCGTCTACTCGCCCAAGGACGGTCAGCCTTGCATGGACCACGACCGCACCGAGGGCGAGGGCATTGGTCCCCAGGAATACTCTGCTATCAAGCTCCAGGTTAAGGAGTGGTCGCCGAAAATGGCAGAGCTCGTGAAAGGAAAGATTGAGGATGACGCTAAAGTATACTTCGTTCCAGCCACCCTGCGCCCCGAGACCATGTATGGCCAGACTAGCTGCTTCGTCGGCCCAAAGATCAACTACGGTCTATTTAAGCTGAAGGAGAAGGAATACATTATCGTCACCAAGCGTGCTGCCTGGAACATGGCCTTCCAGGGTCATTTCTTCGGCGATAAGTTCCCTAAGACTCAAGACGAGCTCCCACAGGTTCTTGAGGTACAGGGTTCTGCCTTCGTTGGAACACTGGTCAACGCACCTCTCTCTTTCCACACCGCAGGTATCCGCATCCTGCCCATGGAGAGTGTTTCGGCAGCTAAGGGTACTGGTGTTGTCACCTCTGTCCCCTCCGACAGCCCCGACGACTACGCCACCTTGGTGGATCTGGCGAAAAAGGCCGAGTACTATGGTATTCAGAAGGAGTGGGCTGAGCTGGAGATTTTCCCGCTCATTGACACTCCCACTTACGGTAACTTGACCGCCCCTGCTCTGGTCAAGGAGCTGAAGATCAATTCTCCCAAGGACGTCACCCAGCTTGCTCAGGCCAAGGATCTGGCCTACATGGAAGGTTTCTACAAGGGCACCATGCTAGTTGGTAAATACAAGGGCGAGGCTGTCAGTGATGCTAAGGACAAGGTCCGCAAGGACCTCTATGACAGTGGTGAGGCCTTCCCCTTCGCCGACCCCATGGGCAAGGTTGTCAGCCGCAGTGGTGACGATTGCGTTGTTGCCTACCTGGGCCAGTGGTTCCTGAACTACGGCGAGAACGACGCCGAGTGGCAGCAGGAGACCTTGAACCACGTTGTGAACAACCTCAACACGTACTCCGCCGAATGCAAGAACGGTTTTGAGAAGAATCTATCGTGGCTTAACAGATGGGCATGTGCCAGAACCTACGGTCTCGGATCCCAGCTGCCATGGGACAAGCAGTTCCTGGTTGAGAGTCTGAGTGACAGTACCGTCTACATGGCCTACTACACCATCGCTCACCTCCTTCACGGCGACCGGTACGGTAAAACGACTGGCCCCCTGGATTTGACTGCGGAGCAGATGACCGACGAGGTTTGGGACTACATCTTCACAAGACGGGAGATTAGTGACGAGCTTGTCACTAAGAGTGGAATTAGCAAAGAATCTCTGCAGAAAATGCGTCGTGAATTCGAATACTGGTACCCTCTTGATGTTCGTGTCTCCGGCAAGGACCTGATCCAGAACCACTTGACCTTCTTCCTATACATCCATATTGCTCTCTTCCCCAAGGAGTACTGGCCCCGTGGTGTTCGTGCTAACGGCCACTTGCTCCTCAACGGCGAGAAGATGAGCAAGAGTACCGGCAACTTCCTGACTCTCAAGGATGCCGTCGACAAGTTCGGCGCCGATGCTACCCGTATTGCATTTGCCGATGCCGGTGACAGCATTGAAGATGCCAACTTCGAGGAGTCTGTTGCCAACAGTAACATCCTGCGTCTCCACACCTTGAAGGAGTGGATCGAGGAGGTTGCTAAGGACGAGACTCTGCGCACTGGCCCTGCTGATGCCTTCGCTGACAAGCTCTTCAACAACGAGCTTAACAGCCTTGTTCGCGAGACCCAGAAGCACTACCAGGAGTAAGTTCACATTTGAATGCTTTGCATTCCAAGTAATCCAATGACATTGATGACTAATCCTTCATCTAGCACCAACTTCAAGCTCGCTCTCAAGTCTGGCCTATATGACTTCACTAGCTCCCGTGACAGCTACCGTGAAGCTTCCACCGCTGCTGGAGTGGGTATGCACCGGGATACCATTCTGCGCTACATAGAGCTGCAGGCTCTGATGCTGGCACCCATTACTCCTCACTGGGCCGAGCACATCTGGCTCGAGGTTCTCAAGAAGGTTAATCCCCCCACCCCTCTCTCTCCCACTTCATGCTCGATCTTGATCTAACCCCATTTAGTCCGAGTCCATCCACTACGCCCAGTTCCCTGTCGTGCCAGAACCCTCTCCTGAGCTGACCGCCGCTCAGAACTACGTCCGTAGTACCGCAAGCAACATCATGGGCTCCGAGGCCAACTTCACCAAGAAGCTGTCCAAGGGCAAGGCCATTACCTTCGACCCCCGTAAACCCAAGAAGCTTACCATCTTCGTTGCCAAGAAGTTCCCCAACTGGCAGGAGAAGTATATCGACCTGGTGCGCGATTCCTTCGACTCGCTGAACCTCTCCTTCAATGATAAGGAGCTCAACGCAAAGGTTGGCAAGTTCGGTGAGATGAAGAAGGCCATGCCTTTCGTTCAGAACCTGAAGCGTCGTCTGGTCAACGCTGGCGAGTCCCCCGCCACTGTCTTTGATCGTAAGCTTCCCTTCGATGAGTTCGCCGTTCTGTCCGAGATGGTGGGTGGTCTGAAGCGCACCTCCGGTTTCAAGGAGATTGAGATCATTGCTGTTGATGAAGGTGGCAAGACTGGTGAGGTTGTTGGCACCGGTGAGAAGCGTGAGGGTCTGTCGGGCGAGAATGCCGTGCCTGGAACTCCTACCTTCCAGTTTGTCAACGTCGAATAAacgacctttttttttgaaaaatgCAGTCTCGTTTGCCAGTTTCAAAAGATTATGCCTGATGACTTCTGCGAAAAGTAAATGAAAGACCTGGCATATAGCAATTTACATTTATCACTTTTCTATATGCGAATTCAATGAATAATTCCATCATGACATGCCTCGTAATTTGGGGGACTTAGCCTGTGCAGGATACACCACTACACTTTCAAGATATCAACCTTGAACGTCGACACCGGTGCTGTGGCAGGACTTTCACCGTCAGTCACGGACACACTGAAATCAAGGAATTGACCGGCTAGTTATTGCCATGTTCTTCTTATTCCATATTCCTACCGAATCTTCAAGCCTTGAGAGTGACATGGAGAATACCTCATGCAATCGACCTTAAAACACTCAACAACCTGTAAATATCCCACAAGGAATCCCTAAGTCAACCGACTGAACCAATGCATCGCAGTAATAAGCAAAGGACTCACCTGTTAAGACCTTCCTTCAATGTGTCTTCTTCCTGCGAGAAAACCAATCGAAACCACCCAATCTCCATCGAATGCTCTTCACCAGGATGCAAGAAAACACCAGCATCGACAAGCCTCTGTGCAAGGGCAAATTCCCGATTCCGCGGGGAAAGAGCGCTGTCAGCGGGGAGATAAGGGGACAAGTCGATGTAGACGAAGAAGCCAGCGTTTCTGATGACCGGATTAGAGGagaatttgaattttgtCTTGCCCGATTTGTATACTCACCCGCCCTTGACATAGTCGATTCCCTCCTTGTCAAGCACCGATGTTGTAAGCCGGTAGGCTGAAGCGAGCCTCTTTCTTGCTTTGGCCCTGAAGTTCGACACAAAAGCTTGGTCTTCTAGAATCGCAGTGCCAATCGTCACCGCTGCTTGTGAAGCACCGTGGAGTCTCCTATATAGAGTTGTCAGCTGTGCGACCAACGAGGTCTGGTGTTTTATGATGCTAGATAAGGATCTCACAAGATTGCTTTGCAGGCCTGACGAAGCTGCGGGTTCTGGGTCACCAAGAAGCCGAGGTGAAGACCCCCAGAAGCAAAGTCCTATGATGATGGTGCGTCAAATTCGTTGCCTCTATTGAAAATGTCGCCTACATACCTTGCTAAAGCCATATAACACATGGACCAGATTAGGATCTATCAACCCCGTAAAAGCTAGCGAGGTGATTGAAGTAAATGGCACAGCCTCAGGGTCACCGGAATCAAACACACAGGAGGCGTAGACCTCGTCACTGATGAGATGGAGATTATGCTTGCTGCAGAACCGGGCGATAGCCGTGAGTGTCTCGACTGGGTAACAACGACCTGGAGGGAGGTAGTTGGTTTAATTCAATGAAACACGCGACATCTACAACTCACCGACCGGATTGTGCGGGTTGACAAGCAGCACAGCTCGGATCTTCTGGCCCCGGTCCTTAGCAGCCTTCAAAGCTAGCTCATACTTCTCCACAGAAGCAGGAGAGAATGCCTCTTCCACGGCTGTGTCGGCATAGACCATTCGAACGCCAGACTCAACACCGTAGTCTAGCTCAAAGCGGCCGTATACAGGTCTGCTGACGAGGATACCATCCTCAGGTTCTGCGAGACTATATCCCAGCATACTGCCAAGTGAGGTCGGAGAGTCTGCAACGAATACATGCTCGGGATCAATTGGGGCATGTGGTTTCAGTATATTGTTCAAATGAACGGCTGCCGCGGATAGCAATTTTGCAGTTGTTGGTGCACTTGAGCGGTAGCTGATAGAATCTTGTGTAAAGACGACCTGGGAGAGGTTGTTAGGGTGAATTCTTTTGGCCCACTAGCACCATATTGGCATATAGACGAAAGTTGGAATCTGCACCTTTTCGTTAATATATTCAGCTATCTCAACTCTCATTGGTTTCTAGTTGGTAGTTAGCTTTTGGAATCCTGCTTGTGGGGGATACAGATACATTCTCCGCCATGCCAAATGAGATGAGACCCGTTGGATTCTCCTCTGGGTCATAATTTTGGGTAAGACTAAAGCGCCAGGGCTTAGCCAATTCCCTAACATTCTCACTTCCTCGGGAAGACAACATCGTGGGATAGACTGTTGAGTGAAACACTATAGAACAGTCCACTAAGCAGCATGCCAGATGTAGATTTGAAGAAATCTTTTCAAACGTTTCACAACTTGTCAAAAGAAATTGGGAAAACTGTCTAGATCTTTTCATATCTGGGAAATGAAGCCATCTTTATGGCTTCCCTTCCATGTAGATTCATCTACCCCTCACTACCGACTTTAAATTTGTAATGAGAAGTAAGAGAtagaaacaagaagaagcatCTAAAAGAGCGGTGTCAATCCTAAGCACTTGCTTCTCCTAGATTCCGTTGACTGTGAATGTAACCCAAATTAAAATGCCATCCTAGGTTGCAGATTTCTCGAATTTGTATGGCGGAAAAAGTGATAGAGACGTCAAACTGCATCGACGCTGCTAAAGTCGATTCCGTAGGAGCTTGGTATATGCATAAGGCGATGTAGGTATAAAAGCAATCAGGCGTTATTTGAAACGACCACGAATTCACCAGGATTTTCCACAGATTGTGAAACTCAGCTTGGATATTGCGGCAACATCAAGTCGGGGGAAAGAAGATTAAATGAAGGGTCAAAGACTGATCCCAACCCCCACCAGCGGAGGACCGTGGGGGTGAGCACTATAACATATATTGTACAACGTGCACCTGAACTCGACCAGGGAGATATTGGAGGCTATGCAAACAAGAGTGTTGTACATTAAAGAGAGGAGAAATGCCGAACCGCTATGCTAAATAGCCTAATGTACATATCTAGATTACCCAAATCACAATCAATATCTCGTGCGCGGTCGTTTGCGCTTGTcgattttcttcttctctgcaATAAAATTCCAACATTCAATCGGACGCCGAGACCCGATGTGCTTCCCGTTGGGAGTGAAAACCTCGACCTGCGGATAGGAAGGTTCGTCTTCGGTGTCCCGCTTGCTGCGAATTTGTATACTGAGCTCGATCCAACCGCAGCCCTCGATGAGAATATCTGCCGACATCACGCGGTATGGCAATGAAGGAACTGAAATTCCCCTGTCCTTGACAGCTTTAGCGAGCGAGGTAGGAAGATTTGAGTTGGTGGTATCCCACTTCAAGTCGAATTTACCGGCGGAGGCCATGGCACTGCCGGTTCCTTCTTTCATAATAACGGTCCCCCGGTATGGGGTTTCCTCGGCCTGCGTCTCAATGGCTTTCTGGGTGTTTGTGATGTGAGACTCGAGAGGTAGGAAACTGGCGGACATGACGGTATCTTGGGGATTCACCGGTGTGATGCGAACAAGACCGCCACCAAGCAGAAGAGACTGGCCGGGTTTAATGGTTAAACGTTCCGGCTTGATTCGCTTCGTCATGATCAAATCACGCTTGTGTTCATCCTGAACAAAGTCTTCCAGTAGACCACGTTCTAGGCCGGGCAAATCAATGACCTCGCCCTTTCCGCGGCCGAATGGAATACGGATAGGCGAGACTGTAGTGCCCGGAAGGGAAGAAACCACTGGGAGAACAGGATATAGATCCTCACGAGGGGCAGGGGGCAGAAGGCTATTGGGGTCAAGAGGGGTGGCCTCTCGCTGGTTTGGAATCTCCTTTTCATCACGGCGGCGTTGAACCCACTCTTCGATTTTCTCCACATTTCTGGAATCCTTAGGGAAACAAGCTTCAATGAAGCTGCTCTTTCCGACATTAGCCTTTCCAACGACCCAAATACCGCCGCCATGCTCTCGGATCTCTTCCTTGACTTCCTTCGTCCACCAGCCACGGTGCGCACTAATCATGTGCACGTTTCCCAAACGGGCCTCCCTCCCTGATCTTCCCAAAGCTGCACGGAGCTCTGTGCGAATGTAGGCCATCTTCGAGTCTACTTGCTCCTTTGTTGCGGCCAAAAGGTCTGAGCGCGTGATGATAAACGAGAGTGATGGAAGCTTTCTCCCGCGTTCGTATTTCTCATTCGTAGATCGTCGGTTCCGCGAGCGTTGCTCCTGCAGCATTAACGCCCAATGAATACGTGGAACGAGAGACAGTGGGAAATCTGCGGCATCGATGATATGGTAAACACGGTTGTTTTTGTACGGTGATTCCTCCAGATAGTGTCGTATGGACAGAATAGTCGGCTTAGGCGAAGATACTGCCTTGTTGTGGTGTATCAAGTCGTGACAACGATCGCAGACTTCGGTGATTCGACCCGTGGACCCAAGGAAATTGGTCTCGGGATCGACAGCTTCATCCGGAAAAGCTCCATCTTTGGGTTCAGTTAGCAAACAGCGCGTTCAAGCAGTAGTCTAGACGTCCCACCTTGAATGGGTTGGGGTGGCACCGCCTCCTCGATAGCATCGCTCTGCTCTGCGCTCAAGTCATGTACCTCGGTGGATAACATGTTATTTGGTCGATTAATGTGTTCAATTGCTTCCTTTCTCACGGCCAGTAGCTTTCGAATCTGCTTTCGTGATGTACCATAGTATCCTGGCTCGTTTGCTTCAACTGTCTGGGAGAATGCGCCACATCCTGGACAGCACACAGGAAGGGAATCGGCTAGGGTGTCGACTTGAGGCTTATATGGGGGCTGTTCTCGCTGAAAGCGAGTTGTTGAGAAGCATCGACATTGCCTACGGACGTTCTCACGGACTTTGGATTGTGGCGCGGCGCACGATTGTGAAAAAAGCAGTTGAGCTTGGGATCGAGGAATCGACTTTGGGAGCAGACGCAGCAGATTCAATCTCGGGTTTCTGAACATTGCGACTCGAGAGCATAGCGACATGACGGCTTCTGAAATTGCGGAGTTGCGgagcttttttttcgagaaCAGTTATCTATTATCTATCGATAGCGTATAGGGCAAGTTCGGGCCGCCGTACAAGCATAGCCAATGCAGCGCAGTCTGGGAACAAGAACATTATTATGGGAATTAGACCAAATTGATGGAATTGATGGCAGTGGAACGCTTTTTTCTTGAAATCTCCTGTCGGAGTCTGAAATTATCGACACAGAAGGCGCTGAAACACAGATACGCTAGAGAATCCCTGAAAGTAGTAGAAAAAGAACGCCGTCGTGAACCATGGTCCAAAATTGATGATGAGAGAATATCAAACACGCgcctttccctttcccttgCCAGATTCGTTTATCTCCTCATCAGAGTCACTCATAAActcgtcatcctcatcgaAGCCTATAAACTTCCTGGGTGTAGCCTTTTGAGGCACAGAGGATCCGGGATTGGATGATTTTCCGTTCCCCTCGctctcttcatcctcgctgGATGAAGCATCCTCCTCACTGCCCTCATCACTGGCGCTAGTGCTGGATCCGCCTAGGATAGCGTCGCGAAGATTGTCTGTCCATTCTCCATCCTTCACAGCCCGTAAAACTGCCTCACGGGTCTTTTCGCTCATTTCTTCTCTGTCTTCCATCCACTGTCCATCCAGCTTCTGTCTGCCGTTGCCGTTCTTCAATTCGTCCTGGCGTTTTTCGGCCATCTCCACCACGGATTGCCATCGGCGCTGGCgttcctctttttctttcttgtccATTTCTGGCTTTACAGCGAGATATTCCGCGAGTGCCTTTGCTTCGTTGACGGTGCGCAGCCGGCGGCCATCAAGATTACGACTAGAGCCATTGTTGTCACCTTGATTGCGTTTGCGCTTGCTGGACATGCGGCCACCGGCGGCACGCAGCTGGGATCCGAAACCACCTTTTCCACCACAGACGGGGGCAGTCAGGCGAAGAGGAAGGAGTGTGGAGGTAAAGACGCCATCGCGGGTCGGGAGGAATGATTCGACACATTCGGAGCTAGCCGTGAGGTGTTTGTTGTTTGTTGTAGTAAGGACGAGTGACTGAAGAGAAAGGAATGGCGGGAGATATGAAGCGATTTTGACCGTCAGGTCTGATGTGCTCGCTGTCGATGGCAAGGTGAACGAAAGTGTCGCCGGCAGCGACAGTCCTGGAAAGGTCGAGAGCAGAACGTTGACATTTGAGGAAGCCATGTTGGGTGTGTCAGAAGCAGTTCCCTATAATGTAGTAGGAGCGCGTGGTTGGCGAGTTCTGTGTTTATTTGTAAGGAAAAAATACTCTAATAGGCTTGAAAGGTCGAAGATGTTGCGATAAGATCAAGGATCGGGGCGGTCGTAGTCATGATGACTCAGCAAACACGTTAGTCAACGGAGAATGGCTAGTTACTTCTCACGTGATACTCTAAATTATGCAATGGCGGTAGATCATGTGATCAGAACCACAAACTGATTAGGGTGCGAACCCTACAACCAAATCGGACCGTCGCACTTTTCTCGCAACGAAGCTCCACTCTTCATCCATCATTTAAATCAACCATTATTCTCGGGCGTTGTCAAAGCGATTCCCCGACTTGCACCAGGAACTCGCGACAATGTATGTAtgcttgtttttttttgcaattaTTTTGACAGATCCACTAACAATGGCGCAGGCTTATCCCCAAGGACGACCGCAAGAAGATCCACGAGTACCTCTTCCGTGGTATGTAACGATGACCCTCGTCGACGTCCCCGTGACCTTGGGACATTGCGCTCCGTCACCTTAGAGCGGATACACTAACCTACATTTTAGAGGGAGTGCTCGTGGCCAAGAAGGACTTCAACCTTCCCAAGCACAGTGACATTGACACCAAGAACCTCTATGTCATCAAGGCCCTCCAGTCCCTGGACTCCCGCGGCTTTGTCAAGACTCAGTTCTCGTGGCAGTACTACTACTACACCCTCACTCCCGAGGTGCGATTCATCCACGTTTAACACACACATATGCGTAAATACTGATTGAATAACAGGGTCTGGACTACCTCCGTGAGTGGCTCCACCTCCCCGCCGAGGTTGTCCCTGCCACCCACATCAAGCAGCAGCGTTCCCACGCTCCCCCTCGCGGCATGATGGGCGGTGAGGAGCAGCGCGGTGAGCGCCGTGGTCCCCGTGCTCCCCGTGAGGGCGGTTACCGCCGTCGCGAGGAGGGTGGAAAGGAGGGCGGTGCCCCTGGCGAGTTCGCTCCCTCTTTCCGTGGTGGCTTCGGCCGTGGCCGTGGCGCTGCTCCCCAGGAGTAAATGCTGAGAGGCACTGATGTCCTGTCAACCACTTCTCGGTCAATCTAGAGTTTTGAGGGTGCATCCGAATTTGGCTGCCGGACTAGGGGTTTCTTGAAACGGGCCTTACCCTCGGTGCACCTCGTTCCAGCTTCATTGGGACTTGGGGATACAgggaacaaaaaaaaataaaaagaaaTTCTTGTTTCCACCAGGTTCAACATGTAAAATGATGCAGAGTCATGTTGATTGATTTAATGTCAAATTCATCACTTGACGCGAAGTTGCTACTCGTAATCCTCGTGTAGGTTTTTTCATCTAGAGCAAGTAAGCTCCGACGATGTCGTTTTTGAAAAGAGTACCCGTTTAAA
Proteins encoded:
- a CDS encoding Leucyl-tRNA synthetase; its protein translation is MAAAVASAAELDPSNSSKNTLKLENTEKRDTLVAIEKKYQAQWKDQKIFEVDAPSFEEAPQGVMTPAELREKYPKFFGTMAYPYMNGTLHAGHSFTASKVEFMAGFARMEGKRALFPLGFHCTGMPIKACADKLANEVKKFGQGFEGYNEEAEAAEDLIAAPTQEVKTEAAEKFSGKKSKAAAKTVKMKYQFQIMLAIGVPLEEIHKFADAAHWLDHFPPLAIRDLDSMGARVDWRRQFVTTDANPYYDAFVRWQMNRLHELGKIMYGNRYTVYSPKDGQPCMDHDRTEGEGIGPQEYSAIKLQVKEWSPKMAELVKGKIEDDAKVYFVPATLRPETMYGQTSCFVGPKINYGLFKLKEKEYIIVTKRAAWNMAFQGHFFGDKFPKTQDELPQVLEVQGSAFVGTLVNAPLSFHTAGIRILPMESVSAAKGTGVVTSVPSDSPDDYATLVDLAKKAEYYGIQKEWAELEIFPLIDTPTYGNLTAPALVKELKINSPKDVTQLAQAKDLAYMEGFYKGTMLVGKYKGEAVSDAKDKVRKDLYDSGEAFPFADPMGKVVSRSGDDCVVAYLGQWFLNYGENDAEWQQETLNHVVNNLNTYSAECKNGFEKNLSWLNRWACARTYGLGSQLPWDKQFLVESLSDSTVYMAYYTIAHLLHGDRYGKTTGPLDLTAEQMTDEVWDYIFTRREISDELVTKSGISKESLQKMRREFEYWYPLDVRVSGKDLIQNHLTFFLYIHIALFPKEYWPRGVRANGHLLLNGEKMSKSTGNFLTLKDAVDKFGADATRIAFADAGDSIEDANFEESVANSNILRLHTLKEWIEEVAKDETLRTGPADAFADKLFNNELNSLVRETQKHYQDTNFKLALKSGLYDFTSSRDSYREASTAAGVGMHRDTILRYIELQALMLAPITPHWAEHIWLEVLKKSESIHYAQFPVVPEPSPELTAAQNYVRSTASNIMGSEANFTKKLSKGKAITFDPRKPKKLTIFVAKKFPNWQEKYIDLVRDSFDSLNLSFNDKELNAKVGKFGEMKKAMPFVQNLKRRLVNAGESPATVFDRKLPFDEFAVLSEMVGGLKRTSGFKEIEIIAVDEGGKTGEVVGTGEKREGLSGENAVPGTPTFQFVNVE
- a CDS encoding Pyridoxal phosphate-dependent transferase, major region, subdomain 2, whose amino-acid sequence is MLSSRGSENVRELAKPWRFSLTQNYDPEENPTGLISFGMAENKPMRVEIAEYINEKVVFTQDSISYRSSAPTTAKLLSAAAVHLNNILKPHAPIDPEHVFVADSPTSLGSMLGYSLAEPEDGILVSRPVYGRFELDYGVESGVRMVYADTAVEEAFSPASVEKYELALKAAKDRGQKIRAVLLVNPHNPVGRCYPVETLTAIARFCSKHNLHLISDEVYASCVFDSGDPEAVPFTSITSLAFTGLIDPNLVHVLYGFSKDFASGGLHLGFLVTQNPQLRQACKAILRLHGASQAAVTIGTAILEDQAFVSNFRAKARKRLASAYRLTTSVLDKEGIDYVKGGNAGFFVYIDLSPYLPADSALSPRNREFALAQRLVDAGVFLHPGEEHSMEIGWFRLVFSQEEDTLKEGLNRLLSVLRSIA
- a CDS encoding Genetic interactor of prohibitins, yielding MLSSRNVQKPEIESAASAPKVDSSIPSSTAFFTIREQPPYKPQVDTLADSLPVCCPGCGAFSQTVEANEPGYYGTSRKQIRKLLAVRKEAIEHINRPNNMLSTEVHDLSAEQSDAIEEAVPPQPIQDGAFPDEAVDPETNFLGSTGRITEVCDRCHDLIHHNKAVSSPKPTILSIRHYLEESPYKNNRVYHIIDAADFPLSLVPRIHWALMLQEQRSRNRRSTNEKYERGRKLPSLSFIITRSDLLAATKEQVDSKMAYIRTELRAALGRSGREARLGNVHMISAHRGWWTKEVKEEIREHGGGIWVVGKANVGKSSFIEACFPKDSRNVEKIEEWVQRRRDEKEIPNQREATPLDPNSLLPPAPREDLYPVLPVVSSLPGTTVSPIRIPFGRGKGEVIDLPGLERGLLEDFVQDEHKRDLIMTKRIKPERLTIKPGQSLLLGGGLVRITPVNPQDTVMSASFLPLESHITNTQKAIETQAEETPYRGTVIMKEGTGSAMASAGKFDLKWDTTNSNLPTSLAKAVKDRGISVPSLPYRVMSADILIEGCGWIELSIQIRSKRDTEDEPSYPQVEVFTPNGKHIGSRRPIECWNFIAEKKKIDKRKRPRTRY
- a CDS encoding Sde2 N-terminal domain is translated as MASSNVNVLLSTFPGLSLPATLSFTLPSTASTSDLTVKIASYLPPFLSLQSLVLTTTNNKHLTASSECVESFLPTRDGVFTSTLLPLRLTAPVCGGKGGFGSQLRAAGGRMSSKRKRNQGDNNGSSRNLDGRRLRTVNEAKALAEYLAVKPEMDKKEKEERQRRWQSVVEMAEKRQDELKNGNGRQKLDGQWMEDREEMSEKTREAVLRAVKDGEWTDNLRDAILGGSSTSASDEGSEEDASSSEDEESEGNGKSSNPGSSVPQKATPRKFIGFDEDDEFMSDSDEEINESGKGKGKARV
- a CDS encoding 40S ribosomal protein S10b, with protein sequence MARFPDLHQELATMLIPKDDRKKIHEYLFREGVLVAKKDFNLPKHSDIDTKNLYVIKALQSLDSRGFVKTQFSWQYYYYTLTPEGLDYLREWLHLPAEVVPATHIKQQRSHAPPRGMMGGEEQRGERRGPRAPREGGYRRREEGGKEGGAPGEFAPSFRGGFGRGRGAAPQE